In one window of Oryza sativa Japonica Group chromosome 9, ASM3414082v1 DNA:
- the LOC107275441 gene encoding putative F-box protein At2g02030, whose product MESSPPLHKRLRRSSESNGERRPPRGELLVDEILTRLPIAAAVRFRAVCRQWNAALTSDHFILAHRARAAAARHRHPELLFFAPGAAFAGGRATSFYACSLRDGDCEAPPPPAAARELLTVAGITAAHAVLSPTPCRGLTLIFDTYRSEYYLFNLSTGDHVALPPCQPAAAANLDSTLTLPTMNPTSYPPAWPAPWIELSTTGLGYDTATGEHKVVRLFKRRDGGEYSCEVYTQGAGGWRRGVGRVPPCAANLLPALPPVFVDGYLYWLLRPAGPGEEPIHRVLSFSIGGEQFGWVYVPPRLSSRICHLADLDGSLCAVYDNRLFGRVYGLFTWSGRSSSPSPSWSVRCSINLQILPEQVSEELAGERVIVPLCSAGGAGSSKIMLATGGHKVFVYDVERNAVERVFRMQDMVAVPRGYLQAPLLLSVGLHDERIADVVHRRAGAGDGERRLKVKLGRRRDSTLVKASGGVL is encoded by the coding sequence ATGGAGTCTTCTCCGCCACTGCACAAAAGATTACGGCGGTCGTCGGAGTcgaacggcgagcggcggccgccgcgcggcgaGCTGCTCGTCGACGAGATCCTCACGCgcctccccatcgccgccgccgtccgcttcCGTGCCGTCTGCCGGCAGTGGAACGCCGCGCTCACCTCCGACCACTTCATCCTCGCGCACCGCGCCagagccgcggcggcgcgccaccgccaccccgaGCTGCTCTTCTTCGCGCCGGGCGCCGCCTTCGCAGGAGGGCGCGCCACCTCCTTCTACGCCTGCTCGCTCCGCGACGGAGACtgcgaggcgccgccgccgccggccgccgcccgcgagctcctcaccgtcgccggcatcaccgccgcccacgccgtgcTGTCGCCGACGCCGTGCAGAGGCCTCACGCTCATCTTCGACACGTACAGGTCGGAGTACTATCTCTTCAACCTCTCCACCGGCGACCACGTCGCGCTGCCGCCATGCcagccggccgcggcggcgaactTAGACTCGACGCTGACGTTGCCCACCATGAACCCCACGTCTTATCCCCCGGCGTGGCCGGCGCCATGGATCGAGCTCTCCACCACCGGGCTCGGCTACGACACGGCGACCGGGGAGCACAAGGTGGTGAGGCTCTTCAAGAGACGCGACGGTGGGGAGTACAGCTGCGAGGTGTACACCCAGGGCGCCGGCGGGTGGCGCCGCGGCGTCGGGCGAGTGCCGCCGTGCGCGGCCAACCTCCTCCCGGCGCTGCCGCCGGTGTTCGTCGACGGCTACCTCTACTGGCtgctccggccggccggccccgGCGAGGAGCCGATCCACCGCGTCCTGTCCTTCTCCATAGGCGGCGAGCAGTTCGGGTGGGTGTACGTGCCGCCGCGGCTGTCCTCCCGCATCTgccacctcgccgacctcgacgGCTCGCTGTGCGCCGTCTACGACAACCGCCTCTTCGGCCGCGTCTACGGGCTCTTCACGTGGAGCggccggtcgtcgtcgccgtcgccgtcgtggtcggTGCGGTGCTCCATCAACCTGCAGATCCTGCCGGAGCAGGTGAgcgaggagctcgccggtgaGCGCGTGATCGTGCCGCTGTGCAGCGCGGGAGgcgccggcagcagcaagatcaTGCTCGCCACGGGGGGGCACAAGGTGTTCGTCTACGACGTCGAGCGCAACGCCGTGGAGCGCGTGTTCCGGATGCAAGACATGGTCGCCGTCCCGCGCGGCTACCTCCAGGCTCCCCTGCTACTCAGCGTCGGCCTCCACGACGAGCGCATCGCCGACGTCGTCCACCgccgtgccggcgccggcgacggcgagagaaGGCTGAAGGTGAAGCTTGGACGCCGCCGCGATAGCACGCTCGTCAAAGCGAGCGGAGGCGTTCTTTGA
- the LOC4347864 gene encoding uncharacterized protein, whose protein sequence is MRQELVKRSFREDASMAGAIFMSNTATRELCFRSNIFGLPIEYQPFVRNIRQGMPLFLFDHTERKLYGVFEATSDGGFNIIRSAFSSIGCSYPAQVCFKIIWKCRPLTEDEFSPAIKENYYMPWKFYFDLSYQQVVCLYQLFDEKRVEHPIHNHSKSANLENDPFRKGTQERKSLSPNIPHFPADQPGLFMPASTPRFSTVEASYCASTSMHQAPHPNMSMPLGTNPFGVQIAPVHNSHHDQAELPYNNNMLFPGYLPSGHVARDTTQELGLSANHSYPPSMGYAYGCLPPPGHRPQDAIAGDVNYAPPYPQFPLPNEQGSATNRRDYYDVHCKQCQFEDIYESEHQHFSKAKVLAPPILNQQDVPVYPAIAESAFDQRKECFTEEDSENARQKQSFNHTDMVFSGLGNSNRAYMPDHLNKNPDIRSESNTIAVGQHAQSSVFSRLSRIPPPLHQEIPGPSLNKLVLSLSQRAEHWGNQDKIITNDVCEQLVSEQVMDTPYPLAELNQQSGLIEEEIEGLAFMNFKRRSETRNLDANLGKEIRGQVKRRKLVRPSFGEVNNAGSSGKELEAKVLEGEKHSNDEHDENKFSIDLNKPAAIDGDVAKEDDTTTALPHPSVAIKMHKEKPSEENMSKPNSPNTTEEMKKQDPSLDSATHTEKISLELDVADLNTIDQSKLQAILSSSLLQALDKLRREKLNNSEEAEEVKIAT, encoded by the exons ATGAGGCAGGAGCTAGTCAAACGCTCCTTTAGAGAGGATGCTTCAATGGCAGGTGCCATCTTCATGTCCAACACCGCCACAAGGGAGCTGTGCTTCCGTTCCAACATCTTTGGACTTCCCATAGAGTACCAACCTTTTGTGCGGAATATCAGACAAGGAATGCCTTTGTTTCTGTTTGATCATACTGAACGCAAACTCTATGGGGTCTTTGAGGCTACCTCTGATGGTGGATTCAATATTATCAGATCTGCCTTTTCGTCGATTGGATGCTCATATCCTGCACAG GTCTGCTTCAAAATTATTTGGAAGTGCAGACCACTCACCGAAGATGAGTTTTCACCTGCCATAAAAGAGAACTACTATATGCCATGGAAGTTCTACTTTGACCTTTCCTACCAACAG GTTGTCTGCTTATATCAGTTATTTGATGAGAAGAGGGTTGAACATCCTATTCACAACCATTCAAAgagtgctaatttggaaaatgATCCCTTTAGGAAAGGGACACAAGAAAGAAAGAGCTTGAGTCCAAATATTCCTCATTTTCCTGCTGATCAGCCAGGTCTTTTTATGCCTGCGAGTACCCCCAGATTTTCAACAGTTGAAGCAAGCTACTGTGCATCCACAAGCATGCACCAAGCACCACATCCCAATATGTCAATGCCCCTGGGAACTAATCCTTTTGGAGTTCAAATTGCACCTGTCCACAACAGCCATCACGACCAAGCAGAACTACCTTACAACAATAACATGCTTTTTCCTGGATACTTGCCTTCTGGACATGTAGCTCGGGACACAACTCAGGAACTTGGGCTTTCTGCAAATCACTCATATCCTCCATCTATGGGCTATGCATACGGTTGCTTGCCGCCTCCTGGACATAGACCTCAGGATGCAATTGCAGGAGATGTAAACTATGCCCCTCCATATCCTCAATTTCCTCTGCCAAATGAACAAGGCAGTGCTACTAACAGGAGAGATTATTATGATGTCCACTGCAAACAATGCCAGTTTGAAGATATTTATGAATCGGAGCATCAGCACTTCAGCAAAGCAAAAGTCTTAGCACCTCCAATATTAAACCAACAAGATGTTCCAGTATACCCTGCAATTGCTGAATCAGCATTTGATCAGCGGAAAGAATGTTTCACTGAAGAAGACTCTGAGAATGCTCGACAGAAACAAAGTTTTAATCACACTGATATGGTGTTTTCTGGTCTTGGAAATAGCAATAGAGCCTACATGCCAGACCATCTAAACAAAAATCCTGATATAAGATCTGAAAGCAACACAATAGCTGTTGGTCAGCATGCACAAAGCAGTGTGTTTTCTCGCTTATCACGGATCCCACCACCACTGCATCAAGAAATTCCTGGTCCTTCGCTCAACAAGTTGGTTCTCTCACTTTCTCAGAGAGCAGAACATTGGGGTAACCAGGATAAAATAATCACCAATGATGTTTGTGAACAGTTGGTCAGTGAGCAAGTAATGGATACACCCTATCCTCTTGCTGAGTTGAACCAGCAAAGCGGCTTAATTGAAGAAGAAATTGAAGGGCTTGCATTCATGAACTTTAAGAGACGCAGCGAAACAAGGAACTTGGATGCAAATCTAGGAAAGGAAATTAGGGGGCAAGTGAAGAGAAGAAAGCTTGTTCGCCCTTCCTTTGGAGAAGTTAACAATGCTGGTAGTTCTGGAAAAGAGCTTGAAGCTAAAGTCTTAGAGGGAGAAAAACATAGCAATGATGAACATGATGAAAACAAGTTCAGTATTGACCTAAATAAACCTGCTGCCATAGATGGTGATGTAGCAAAGGAGGATGATACCACCACCGCATTGCCACATCCTTCTGTTGCGATCAAGATGCATAAAGAGAAACCATCTGAAGAAAACATGAGCAAGCCAAACAGCCCAAATACGACGGAAGAGATGAAAAAACAAGATCCATCCCTTGACAGCGCCACGCATACTGAAAAGATTTCACTTGAATTAGATGTTGCGGATTTGAATACAATTGACCAGTCCAAACTGCAAGCAATTCTCAGCTCATCTCTGTTGCAAGCACTTGACAAGCTCAGAAGAGAGAAGCTCAACAACTCTGAAGAGGCTGAAGAGGTAAAGATAGCAACTTGA